A single genomic interval of Wolbachia endosymbiont of Diaphorina citri harbors:
- the prfA gene encoding peptide chain release factor 1 translates to MDIENNLQDLKKKFSDVERNLENPTNLSQKEFVSFSKEYSELRPIIEIIDEYNILKEEISDLEEIMKDENSDGDIKELAKEELLEKQKILLPKVKAKLKLALLPKDEDDSRNAILEIRAGTGGEEAALFAAMLFRMYQKYAERRNWKFEPISISNTGIGGYKEASALINGTEVFARLKFESGVHRVQRVPETESSGRLHTSAATVAILPEVEEVDFKIEEKDLRIDVYRSSGPGGQSVNTTDSAVRVTHLPTGIVVIQQDEKSQHKNKAKALKVLRARLYEIERQKKEMERSTMRRSQIGSGDRSERIRTYNFPQSRITDHRINLTSHRLEQIIKEGELDEFIEALISRNEAERLAGGGNVTF, encoded by the coding sequence ATGGATATAGAGAATAATTTACAAGACTTAAAAAAAAAGTTTTCTGATGTAGAGAGAAATCTGGAAAACCCTACCAATTTGAGTCAAAAAGAATTCGTTAGTTTTTCAAAGGAATACTCTGAACTCAGACCAATTATCGAGATAATCGATGAATATAATATATTAAAAGAGGAAATTTCAGATTTAGAAGAAATCATGAAAGATGAGAACAGCGATGGTGATATAAAAGAGTTAGCAAAAGAAGAACTTCTTGAGAAGCAAAAGATACTATTACCGAAAGTAAAAGCAAAACTAAAGTTGGCATTATTACCCAAAGATGAAGATGACTCAAGAAATGCAATATTAGAAATTAGGGCAGGCACAGGCGGAGAAGAAGCAGCATTATTTGCAGCGATGTTATTTCGTATGTATCAAAAATATGCAGAAAGAAGAAATTGGAAGTTTGAGCCAATAAGTATTTCTAATACAGGTATAGGTGGCTATAAGGAAGCTTCTGCACTCATTAATGGAACAGAAGTTTTTGCAAGACTGAAATTTGAGTCAGGGGTGCACAGAGTACAAAGAGTGCCAGAAACTGAATCCTCAGGAAGGTTGCATACCTCAGCAGCCACTGTTGCAATATTACCTGAAGTTGAGGAGGTTGACTTTAAAATAGAAGAAAAAGACTTGCGAATAGATGTTTACAGGTCTAGTGGCCCTGGCGGGCAATCAGTGAACACAACCGATAGTGCAGTAAGGGTTACTCACTTGCCAACAGGGATAGTTGTTATACAACAGGATGAAAAATCGCAGCACAAAAATAAAGCTAAAGCACTTAAGGTATTGAGAGCTAGGTTATATGAAATTGAAAGACAAAAAAAAGAAATGGAAAGATCAACAATGAGAAGAAGTCAAATTGGTTCTGGAGATCGCTCTGAGCGTATAAGAACTTATAACTTTCCACAATCAAGAATTACAGACCATAGAATTAATCTGACTTCACATCGATTAGAACAGATTATAAAAGAAGGTGAACTAGATGAATTTATTGAGGCATTGATTTCACGAAATGAAGCAGAAAGGTTGGCTGGAGGGGGTAATGTTACTTTTTGA
- a CDS encoding ankyrin repeat domain-containing protein — protein sequence MLNASCSVNHAEKSLRLLKQQTPYQTRLISEDISSSNSQQTLKLPEGFTVGKAIRRGGCFFDAVAQGLKQLKPETNFTVKSFREVCRKQALSSQEMKKKIIADARNRGDSKVVLPDPDIDDEELWKTYLIGIEYSIEDIEKMQKDNKDVFSALTDLRYGSTLQVPIFGRPEIEGRMICNEYNVKLHVIENLLYSEWSSYLIDELGSRSVSTNYNEKDTIHIMNKGGCYFEPILRETPLMSEVQREFISIIEDSDLIEDRKLEKLKSFFKVYSSLNVNFRVNQCSDTPLHIAVCLGELKIVRFLLKIGAQVDVLNGEGKTPIDIARDNNRKDIAKILQPLVSYEEVDVPGDGSCLFWSVALAYLAPVKFDDYAFHERFKELFASDHDVHSIQRLMQSNANIYEDSVMRRLVTKTFRSEVADEVCFSQRRFENKVEIMDLFESHSGSYFTGGTFKREFEREFGAEKIKQCNIDISKLQPNFFDENTVKEICTELNKIKNRNEVQKFIFDTYLKCMEMPEAWGGKYEINAMSDLLKTTIIVSEKDSKDHIYNEEEKYFNKICLSYKGGNHYQFYQVKYSNLMKFVLSFIQSFEMRIIIYDVLPSTLREGNRIFFDGMNTNRSVRSIFGCSIHIDDLAILGMRASLRTGDVIKATKSFINLSDLIETFNEYKLGFRKIFVDAGCNIFQSFEMQFEKIGFDHISKIADDIVDKIIEYYIQKEYKKDLSKLGIAETLVLNTYLQEVSAQYGEISYNLKDLYENIGIVEGSEGSFIYYRRSEDKSSKYGYRRSLMGEKSKRTYDTRYIRVETTNVELENYVYTLDALNIQEFKAKVEEVFYIVNKEIQMPSKKVIEDLIVKIKSHIEQEVSVLSEYILLFCQGFKQSLDMNMRYLVEGEGIRKGKKIIERAGKNSDVICLMENNLKTIPNLSYYLKVKEAFVKHAETVAQDYSNLLESEHDNAARSRSFRSSIKRLSNVKKLGFLFGKMNFQDVCDPVEEFTGRQEQIEEIYRKLQKGAVIIVGPSGIGKTQLARKFVEENKGAYLHAYEVSTQDILSIESSFASFVRDRLAMFMEGGVGNKEKKKCLFLFQGVKKEDLERILKIRGQRGGFDCLFTSSDQDYQDIAEVSLDSLEEKEAVQLVKIILEMADRSQDEQIKALIRKLKCFPLAINLAAACIKNKGSSSLSEAFGIFEYLIEYERFNQKFPRNTGQNEYDRILQITLLISMETIEKMSSGEKILKILSIMAYFDHSAIDPSLFLTWIRYEDGLYSIFGLLEQYSIIYVEGSDKYKVYIMHELIKKAIRLQLSIDEERYILSSVIELISEAEGGFLDVVHLLSLFDHSQKYDYLIEENKNFPCLVLSSLNELHEYKKVINLTSQLYQLLAVDDGYSRLIKYEFACAQADLGLYDRALKIFLDLKKLEKVNDTFPPLTLDKKILSTYLKQKNYKEALSYVKYNNFIVNSLHGEDIMELIEEHLDISVIIAEVFVMQKRYTDAFTTLYYVRRLRDEIFLKISDFNSDNDPYLYPSEMYELYNLDTKYIYALAYFFMVQERKKVTINEGELSHQEDLPRELSIQALFRNLQDVLINQEGSQYLQPAPYFVEIEVEKVIQRELREKTLRYFEEVLKLQKNYGFLDNHPNVLSVKFYIAVLHSCLGDKEKALQELQQLQELQEKVIGVNHPSTLETVNAIQELFTEGEDKLTYLRNEIEKRESLLQFEKSDLNAKGVSILKELYVEKNSESSSSVSSEELLLGNKRFLDTESTKTKRRKMDNQQPASSFLDGIDIDSGYQQNDMVSLYR from the coding sequence ATGTTAAATGCATCATGTTCTGTAAATCATGCAGAGAAAAGCCTAAGACTTTTAAAGCAGCAAACACCTTATCAAACTAGATTGATAAGTGAAGATATATCATCATCTAACAGCCAGCAAACATTAAAGCTGCCAGAAGGTTTTACAGTAGGAAAAGCAATTAGAAGAGGGGGTTGTTTCTTTGATGCAGTTGCACAAGGACTTAAGCAATTAAAGCCTGAAACAAACTTTACTGTGAAATCTTTTAGAGAAGTTTGTAGGAAGCAAGCTTTAAGTAGTCAAGAAATGAAAAAAAAGATTATAGCAGATGCTAGAAACCGTGGAGATTCTAAAGTAGTACTTCCAGACCCTGATATTGATGATGAAGAATTATGGAAGACTTATTTGATTGGTATAGAATACAGTATTGAAGATATAGAAAAAATGCAGAAGGACAATAAAGATGTGTTTTCAGCATTAACTGATTTAAGGTATGGAAGTACGTTGCAGGTTCCTATATTTGGCAGACCTGAAATTGAGGGAAGAATGATTTGTAATGAATATAATGTTAAGCTGCATGTTATTGAAAATCTACTCTATTCAGAGTGGTCAAGTTATCTTATTGATGAGCTAGGATCTAGATCTGTAAGTACAAATTATAATGAAAAAGATACTATACATATAATGAATAAAGGAGGTTGCTATTTTGAGCCAATCTTGAGAGAGACACCATTAATGAGTGAAGTACAGAGAGAATTTATTAGTATCATAGAAGACTCTGATCTTATAGAAGATAGAAAGCTTGAAAAGCTGAAAAGTTTTTTTAAGGTATATTCGAGTCTAAACGTTAATTTTCGAGTGAATCAATGCAGTGATACACCGCTGCATATTGCTGTTTGCCTGGGGGAGTTAAAAATTGTCAGATTTTTGCTAAAGATAGGAGCACAAGTTGATGTTTTAAATGGAGAGGGAAAGACTCCTATAGATATTGCTAGAGATAATAACAGAAAAGATATTGCTAAGATACTGCAACCACTTGTTTCATATGAAGAAGTTGATGTACCGGGAGATGGCAGTTGCTTATTTTGGTCTGTTGCTTTAGCTTACTTAGCTCCCGTAAAATTTGATGATTATGCCTTCCATGAAAGATTTAAAGAATTATTTGCGAGCGACCATGATGTACATTCAATTCAAAGGCTAATGCAAAGTAATGCAAATATTTATGAAGATAGTGTAATGAGGCGGTTGGTAACGAAGACATTTCGTTCTGAGGTTGCTGATGAAGTATGTTTCAGCCAAAGAAGATTTGAAAATAAGGTTGAGATTATGGATCTTTTTGAGAGTCACAGTGGAAGTTATTTTACAGGAGGTACCTTTAAAAGAGAGTTTGAACGTGAATTCGGTGCTGAAAAAATTAAGCAGTGTAATATTGATATTAGTAAACTCCAACCCAATTTTTTTGATGAAAATACAGTAAAAGAAATTTGTACTGAACTTAACAAGATAAAAAACCGAAATGAAGTTCAGAAATTTATATTTGACACATACTTAAAGTGCATGGAAATGCCTGAAGCTTGGGGTGGAAAGTATGAAATAAATGCAATGTCTGATCTACTAAAGACAACGATAATAGTGTCTGAGAAAGATTCAAAAGATCATATATACAATGAAGAGGAAAAATATTTTAATAAAATATGCTTATCCTACAAAGGAGGTAATCATTATCAATTTTATCAAGTAAAGTATTCAAATTTGATGAAGTTTGTTCTGAGTTTCATTCAATCATTTGAAATGAGGATTATTATATATGATGTACTTCCGAGTACACTGAGAGAAGGGAACAGAATATTTTTTGATGGAATGAACACTAATAGATCTGTGCGGAGTATTTTTGGATGTTCAATACATATAGATGACTTGGCAATATTGGGTATGAGGGCATCTTTGAGAACAGGTGATGTAATAAAAGCGACAAAAAGTTTTATTAATCTATCAGACTTAATAGAGACATTTAATGAATATAAACTGGGCTTTAGAAAAATATTCGTAGATGCTGGATGCAATATTTTTCAAAGCTTTGAAATGCAGTTTGAGAAAATAGGCTTTGATCATATTTCAAAGATAGCAGATGACATTGTAGATAAGATAATTGAATATTACATTCAGAAAGAATATAAGAAAGATTTGAGCAAGCTAGGGATAGCTGAAACCCTTGTTCTCAATACATATTTGCAAGAGGTGTCTGCGCAGTATGGAGAAATAAGTTATAACCTTAAAGACTTATATGAAAATATCGGAATTGTAGAAGGAAGTGAAGGCTCTTTTATCTATTATAGAAGAAGTGAAGATAAATCTAGTAAGTATGGTTATCGCCGTTCCCTTATGGGTGAAAAGTCGAAGAGAACGTATGATACAAGATATATTAGAGTAGAAACTACAAACGTAGAACTTGAAAATTATGTGTATACTTTAGATGCCTTAAATATACAAGAGTTTAAGGCTAAAGTGGAGGAGGTATTTTATATTGTCAATAAAGAAATCCAAATGCCAAGCAAAAAAGTAATTGAGGATCTTATAGTAAAAATTAAATCTCATATTGAACAAGAGGTAAGCGTTTTAAGCGAGTATATCTTACTTTTCTGTCAAGGATTCAAACAAAGTTTAGATATGAATATGAGATACTTAGTTGAAGGAGAAGGAATAAGGAAAGGCAAAAAGATAATAGAAAGGGCTGGAAAAAATAGTGATGTTATATGTTTGATGGAAAACAATTTAAAAACAATTCCAAATTTATCTTATTATCTAAAAGTAAAAGAAGCATTTGTAAAGCATGCTGAAACAGTCGCTCAAGACTATAGCAACCTACTTGAATCAGAGCATGATAATGCAGCAAGATCGAGGAGTTTTCGGTCTAGTATAAAAAGATTATCAAATGTAAAAAAATTAGGATTTCTATTTGGTAAAATGAATTTTCAGGATGTATGTGATCCAGTAGAAGAATTCACTGGAAGGCAAGAACAAATAGAGGAGATATATAGAAAATTACAGAAAGGAGCAGTAATAATAGTAGGTCCATCTGGTATTGGTAAAACTCAATTAGCTAGAAAGTTTGTTGAAGAAAACAAAGGAGCTTATCTTCATGCCTATGAGGTGAGTACTCAAGATATATTATCCATAGAAAGTTCTTTTGCTTCCTTTGTCCGAGATAGGTTAGCCATGTTTATGGAAGGAGGAGTAGGAAATAAAGAAAAGAAAAAATGCCTATTCCTTTTTCAGGGAGTTAAAAAAGAAGATCTAGAGAGGATTTTAAAGATCAGAGGTCAAAGAGGTGGTTTTGATTGCCTGTTTACTTCTTCTGATCAAGATTATCAAGATATAGCAGAAGTATCTTTAGATAGTCTTGAAGAAAAAGAAGCTGTACAACTTGTCAAAATAATTTTAGAGATGGCAGATAGATCGCAAGATGAACAAATAAAAGCGCTCATAAGAAAACTAAAATGTTTTCCATTGGCTATAAATCTAGCAGCAGCATGTATTAAAAACAAAGGATCAAGCTCTTTGAGCGAAGCATTTGGAATTTTTGAATATTTAATAGAATACGAAAGGTTTAATCAGAAATTTCCACGAAACACTGGACAAAATGAATACGATAGAATATTGCAAATAACATTACTAATCTCGATGGAAACAATAGAAAAGATGAGTTCTGGAGAGAAAATTCTAAAAATTTTAAGTATTATGGCTTATTTTGATCATAGTGCAATTGATCCCAGTTTATTTCTTACCTGGATTAGATATGAGGATGGACTATACTCCATTTTCGGATTGCTAGAGCAGTATTCCATAATTTATGTAGAAGGATCAGATAAATACAAGGTTTACATTATGCATGAATTAATAAAAAAAGCAATACGTTTACAGCTTAGCATAGATGAGGAAAGATACATATTAAGCTCTGTCATAGAACTGATATCTGAAGCTGAAGGAGGATTTTTAGATGTAGTTCATCTCTTATCCTTGTTTGATCATAGTCAAAAATATGACTATCTAATAGAAGAAAATAAGAACTTTCCTTGTTTAGTCTTGAGTAGCTTAAATGAGTTACATGAGTATAAAAAAGTTATCAATCTCACATCACAATTATATCAATTACTTGCTGTAGATGATGGATATTCAAGATTAATTAAATATGAGTTTGCCTGTGCGCAAGCTGATTTGGGACTATATGATAGAGCGTTAAAAATCTTTCTAGATTTAAAAAAACTCGAGAAGGTAAATGATACATTTCCTCCTCTTACTTTGGATAAAAAAATACTTTCTACTTATCTCAAACAAAAAAATTATAAAGAAGCATTGTCATACGTTAAATACAATAACTTTATAGTCAATAGTTTACATGGCGAAGACATTATGGAACTTATAGAAGAACATCTAGATATATCAGTTATTATAGCTGAAGTATTTGTGATGCAAAAAAGATATACTGATGCATTTACAACTTTGTACTATGTAAGACGACTGAGAGATGAAATTTTCCTTAAAATAAGTGATTTTAATTCTGATAATGATCCTTATCTTTATCCTTCCGAGATGTATGAACTTTATAATTTAGATACAAAATATATCTATGCCCTAGCATATTTCTTTATGGTTCAAGAAAGAAAAAAAGTAACTATAAATGAAGGAGAGTTATCACATCAAGAGGATTTACCTCGTGAATTGAGTATACAAGCTTTATTTAGGAATCTACAAGATGTTCTAATAAATCAAGAAGGTAGTCAGTACTTACAACCTGCTCCTTATTTTGTTGAAATAGAAGTAGAAAAAGTCATTCAGAGGGAATTAAGAGAAAAAACATTGCGATATTTTGAGGAAGTACTGAAGCTACAAAAAAATTATGGATTTTTAGATAATCATCCTAACGTACTATCTGTGAAGTTTTATATAGCTGTTTTACATAGCTGCTTAGGGGATAAGGAAAAAGCATTACAAGAACTCCAACAATTGCAAGAATTACAGGAGAAAGTGATAGGAGTAAATCATCCTAGTACTTTAGAAACTGTAAATGCTATACAAGAATTATTTACTGAAGGTGAAGACAAGTTAACATATTTAAGAAATGAGATAGAAAAAAGAGAATCGCTCTTACAATTTGAAAAATCTGATTTGAATGCTAAGGGTGTCTCAATTTTAAAAGAGCTTTATGTAGAAAAAAATAGCGAAAGTTCTTCTTCAGTATCAAGTGAAGAGTTACTGCTAGGAAACAAAAGGTTTCTGGACACAGAGAGTACAAAAACTAAAAGGAGAAAAATGGATAATCAGCAGCCAGCAAGCAGTTTTCTAGATGGTATTGACATTGATTCTGGCTATCAACAAAATGATATGGTCAGTTTATATAGATGA
- a CDS encoding multidrug effflux MFS transporter, with the protein MLLPFLLILSLIAKFIEIDISVPSFPDIVRYFNVPEGTIQLTIAYNFLGFCIGGLFFGPLSECYGRRRMMIIGNTFLLIGAVGCVVAPSVFYLLISRFIQGIGASTSVVVFAIIADSYKGEEAVKFIGIMNSVLTIIMAIAPVLGSFINEIVGWRGNYTSVAILCFISWVLLIFLLPETKKDRDVFSLKKMMKDYKKLLSSSKFMVLSLQQSLFSAAYMSFITCGPFLYMETFGLSSTIYALHQGAIVGSFSLISLFSIKILKKFGAVWCVISGTSVGAIGSLLFVILSVIMPHSFYLVTLSMIIFSIGCAICQPVVFNASINVFPEIKGTASSALSFIRAFVMAIFIGLTSYVYNGQVISAAILVFSAVILIYCLLIVCKIWRDYYIDPSYF; encoded by the coding sequence GTGTTACTACCGTTTTTATTAATTCTATCTCTAATTGCTAAGTTCATTGAAATTGATATTTCTGTACCTAGTTTTCCTGATATAGTACGCTATTTTAACGTACCGGAAGGCACAATTCAATTAACTATTGCTTATAATTTTTTAGGCTTTTGCATAGGAGGGTTGTTTTTTGGTCCATTATCCGAATGTTATGGTAGAAGGAGAATGATGATCATAGGTAATACTTTTCTATTAATTGGTGCTGTTGGTTGTGTTGTTGCACCTTCAGTTTTTTATCTTCTAATTTCCCGATTTATTCAAGGCATTGGTGCAAGCACATCTGTGGTTGTGTTTGCAATTATTGCAGACAGCTATAAAGGTGAAGAAGCGGTGAAGTTTATCGGGATCATGAATTCTGTTCTAACAATTATCATGGCAATTGCACCAGTGTTAGGCAGTTTCATCAACGAAATTGTTGGGTGGCGTGGTAATTACACAAGTGTTGCAATACTTTGTTTTATTTCTTGGGTTTTGCTGATTTTTCTGTTACCAGAAACAAAAAAGGACCGCGATGTTTTTAGTCTAAAAAAAATGATGAAAGACTACAAAAAATTATTATCGAGTTCAAAATTTATGGTGCTGTCTTTGCAGCAGAGCCTCTTCTCTGCTGCTTATATGTCATTCATTACTTGCGGACCTTTTTTGTATATGGAAACTTTTGGCTTATCCAGTACTATTTATGCACTACATCAAGGTGCAATAGTTGGCTCCTTCTCACTAATTAGCCTATTTTCCATTAAGATCCTCAAAAAATTTGGAGCAGTATGGTGTGTAATTTCTGGTACGAGCGTGGGTGCTATCGGATCTCTATTGTTTGTAATACTCAGTGTAATCATGCCCCATTCTTTCTACTTAGTAACACTATCTATGATTATTTTTTCTATTGGTTGTGCAATATGCCAGCCAGTGGTTTTTAACGCATCAATAAACGTTTTTCCTGAAATTAAAGGTACGGCTTCTTCTGCACTCTCGTTCATTAGAGCTTTTGTTATGGCTATTTTTATCGGCTTAACAAGCTACGTTTACAATGGTCAAGTAATCAGTGCAGCTATTCTTGTTTTTTCTGCAGTAATTCTAATTTACTGTCTACTTATTGTTTGCAAGATCTGGAGAGATTACTATATAGATCCTTCTTATTTCTAG
- the argB gene encoding acetylglutamate kinase, translating into MSFSNLQDKKMKSDESLNGKMPLKEKTEILFEVLSNIPKFVGETFIIKCSSVIISDETLLSAFAHNVVLLKQLGINPVVVHDGEYEINLVLKMLGMNDKFINGVRLTDKSTMKIIEMALCGSINKKIVQHINSAGGSAIGLCGKDGNLIKAEKISTTLRENRLNNIEKILDMGFIGRPTEINPDILFFIEESDSIPVIAPIGYGKNGETYHIDTDSTASAIALAVYASKMIILSDTDEEINKVGNGRVLIKNLKESIDCGKIKGEKFVERLMSYTKMVEECAGVVHIVDGRVPNIILDLFTENNSGISIMDD; encoded by the coding sequence ATGAGTTTTTCAAATTTACAAGATAAAAAAATGAAAAGTGATGAATCTTTAAATGGTAAGATGCCATTGAAGGAAAAAACAGAAATATTATTTGAAGTTCTGTCTAACATACCTAAATTTGTAGGCGAAACTTTTATCATCAAATGCAGCAGTGTAATAATTTCAGATGAAACGCTGCTTAGTGCTTTTGCGCATAATGTTGTTCTGTTGAAACAGCTTGGTATAAATCCGGTGGTAGTTCATGACGGAGAATATGAAATTAACTTAGTGTTAAAAATGCTAGGTATGAATGATAAGTTTATAAATGGTGTCAGACTTACAGACAAAAGCACTATGAAAATTATTGAAATGGCACTGTGTGGTTCAATTAATAAAAAAATTGTTCAGCATATAAATTCTGCTGGTGGTTCAGCTATTGGACTATGTGGAAAAGATGGCAACCTCATAAAAGCTGAAAAGATAAGCACTACGCTTAGGGAAAATAGATTAAATAATATTGAAAAAATACTAGACATGGGATTTATCGGTAGACCAACTGAAATCAATCCTGATATATTATTCTTTATTGAAGAATCAGATTCTATACCAGTTATTGCACCTATCGGTTATGGAAAAAATGGAGAAACATATCATATTGATACTGATAGCACTGCAAGTGCAATTGCACTTGCAGTTTACGCATCTAAAATGATAATCTTGAGTGATACAGATGAAGAAATAAACAAAGTTGGCAATGGAAGAGTCTTGATTAAAAATTTAAAAGAATCGATTGATTGTGGAAAAATTAAAGGAGAAAAATTTGTTGAAAGGCTTATGTCATATACTAAAATGGTAGAAGAATGTGCAGGGGTTGTTCACATAGTTGATGGTAGAGTACCTAACATTATACTTGATTTATTTACTGAGAATAATTCAGGTATATCAATAATGGATGATTAA
- a CDS encoding GNAT family N-acetyltransferase, whose amino-acid sequence MNKNITFKALKEEHFSLLLKWVETHHIKKWWDADINWTPELIEKKYSNYVKGFKHLKSKTQIIEKPMHAFIINCDGVDIGYIQYYNKHDFPPEQVYNTLELPESCAAIDWYIGELNYVGKGVGSQALNIFLNKFVFKVYENAFVDPGIANVCAIRVYEKVGFKKLWKVIVRF is encoded by the coding sequence ATGAATAAAAATATCACATTTAAAGCGTTGAAAGAAGAACATTTTTCACTATTATTAAAGTGGGTAGAAACACACCATATAAAGAAGTGGTGGGATGCGGATATAAATTGGACACCAGAGTTAATTGAGAAAAAATATAGCAACTACGTTAAAGGATTCAAACATTTGAAATCTAAGACACAAATTATTGAAAAACCAATGCACGCATTCATTATTAATTGTGATGGAGTTGATATTGGTTATATTCAATATTACAACAAACATGATTTTCCACCTGAGCAGGTCTATAACACTTTAGAACTTCCAGAAAGTTGTGCTGCTATAGACTGGTATATCGGAGAGCTGAATTATGTAGGTAAAGGAGTTGGGTCACAAGCTTTGAATATATTTTTAAACAAATTTGTCTTTAAAGTTTATGAGAATGCCTTTGTTGACCCAGGTATAGCAAATGTTTGTGCAATCCGTGTTTACGAAAAAGTTGGCTTTAAAAAATTATGGAAAGTGATAGTGCGATTTTAA
- the yihA gene encoding ribosome biogenesis GTP-binding protein YihA/YsxC: protein MMAKQITSICSFIFGASDKKSLPDESAPEIAFAGRSNVGKSSLINLLINSKKAARVSSKPGCTRQINFYSMYNDKFRIVDLPGYGYSCASKEEAVQYLNLIEYYLIHRRNLKRVFVLIDSKVGLKEIDKDFVYWLICNNIDFNIVLTKIDKVNQESLDTILENTQKWVNNEHVSIHQISIRVKHKITKVRDEFFKFTR, encoded by the coding sequence ATAATGGCAAAACAGATAACATCAATCTGCAGCTTCATATTTGGAGCTTCAGACAAAAAATCATTACCAGATGAGTCAGCTCCAGAGATTGCATTTGCTGGTAGATCAAACGTAGGAAAATCAAGTTTAATCAACTTGCTGATAAACAGCAAAAAAGCTGCAAGAGTTTCTTCTAAACCTGGATGCACTAGACAAATAAATTTTTACTCTATGTACAATGATAAGTTTAGGATTGTCGACCTACCGGGTTATGGCTATTCTTGTGCAAGCAAGGAAGAAGCAGTACAATACTTAAACCTAATTGAGTACTATCTAATTCACAGGAGAAATCTAAAAAGAGTGTTTGTGCTTATAGATAGCAAGGTAGGATTAAAAGAAATAGACAAAGACTTTGTTTATTGGTTAATATGTAATAATATTGACTTTAATATTGTGCTAACAAAAATAGATAAAGTGAATCAGGAAAGTCTAGATACTATTCTAGAAAATACTCAAAAGTGGGTTAATAATGAACATGTATCAATTCATCAAATAAGCATTCGTGTTAAGCATAAAATCACCAAGGTAAGAGATGAGTTTTTCAAATTTACAAGATAA
- a CDS encoding AEC family transporter gives MFFTLFLKILPIYITILIGYLAGRYLKIDRNTISQILFYIANPIVILYGVSHTEVNLKVISLPILIWFIGSTMSLSVYYLSSFLFKDNTRNILAFSSGSTSMGYFGLPIAMALFDEDSVSVYVVCYIGMALFENSLGFYIAANGIYTAKECVLKLLKLPSLYAMILGFFLSIYDIQIPTFLTDVMINIRSTFITLGMVLLGVSIAQITNFKVDWKLALTTIVAKYIFWPLFVLGIVLLDKHVTGIYDESIYKALMLLAIIPISGSSIILANILNYQPDKATLLLLISTAVGIFYVPLIISLFFTKLVPF, from the coding sequence ATGTTCTTCACTCTTTTCCTCAAAATATTACCTATTTACATTACAATACTTATTGGTTACTTAGCAGGAAGATATCTTAAAATTGATAGAAATACTATATCTCAAATACTCTTTTATATAGCTAATCCAATAGTGATTTTATACGGAGTATCTCATACAGAAGTTAATTTAAAAGTAATTTCTCTGCCGATTTTGATATGGTTTATAGGTAGTACTATGTCCTTATCAGTGTATTATCTTTCTTCTTTTTTATTTAAGGACAACACGAGAAACATATTAGCGTTTAGCTCGGGCAGCACAAGCATGGGTTATTTTGGTCTACCGATTGCCATGGCTTTATTTGATGAAGATTCAGTGTCTGTGTATGTTGTATGTTACATAGGAATGGCACTATTTGAAAATAGCTTGGGATTTTATATAGCTGCAAATGGTATCTATACTGCAAAAGAATGCGTATTAAAGTTACTCAAACTTCCTTCATTATATGCGATGATTCTAGGCTTCTTTTTAAGTATATATGATATACAAATACCAACTTTTTTGACAGATGTTATGATAAATATCAGAAGTACATTTATCACATTAGGAATGGTGCTGCTTGGAGTAAGTATTGCACAAATTACAAATTTTAAAGTAGATTGGAAGCTTGCTTTGACCACTATTGTAGCAAAGTACATATTCTGGCCGTTATTTGTTTTGGGAATTGTCTTACTAGACAAGCATGTTACAGGTATATATGATGAAAGCATCTATAAAGCACTGATGTTACTGGCTATTATTCCGATTTCTGGATCTAGTATAATACTTGCTAATATTTTAAATTATCAACCAGATAAAGCTACTTTATTGCTCCTAATTAGTACTGCAGTTGGAATATTTTATGTTCCACTTATAATATCATTATTTTTTACTAAACTTGTCCCTTTTTGA